The DNA window GCCGGGTGCTTTACTCTCTCCGCAATTGCCTCCTGTACAGTCGGTACTGTCGCAAAATTCATATCCGCCACCCACATCGGAATAATATCAAATCCCTCTTTTGGTTTCGCCGGACTTCCCTGTCCGTCTTCACTGAGACCATCTACCGCAATCGCATCCATACCGTGACGATCCATGATTGTTGTAAAATCGTATTTCATTTGTAAAAACCTCCATGTGTATATAATTACTCTTATCAATAACTGCTCCACACCTTCACAGTTATCTATATTATATATGTTTTCTGTATAAAGCACAAATGTAAAAGCAGGCAGGAATACTATCTGAAACTAGTTTCCTGCCCGTTTTTCCATCACTTTATTGTCTGTACATTCGTTTGTATTCAGGAAAGCTTCGGGAATAACGCTTTCACCGTCGGATAGATCTGCACAAATTTCCGATACTGTGTCTCGTATTTTTTTGCGATCTCCGGGTCCGGTTCTACGGTTTCCACTACTTTTACGATCTTTGCAGCTGCCGCTTCCACCGATGCAAAGGTTCCATCCGCAACTGCAGCAAGCATCGCACCGCCAAGCGCCGGTCCCTCCTCGGAAGCGATCCGGTCTACTTTGATGTTCAATACATTGGCAATGATTTTTCTCCACAGCGGACTCTTCGCTCCACCACCGCAGATCTTGGTTCTCTCGATATGAATTCCCAAAGATTTTGCCACCTCAAAAGAATCACGAATGGCAAATGCCACACCTTCCAGAACCGCCTGTGTCATATCCGCACGACTGGTATCCATGGACATCCCGATAAAGGTGCCTCTCGCCTGCGGATCATTATGTGGGGAGCGTTCTCCCATTAGATACGGCAAGAAAAATACATGATTTTCTCCAAGATTTTCAATTGCTTCCTGCTCTTTTCCGTAATCTTTTGTTCCAATAATGGTATCCATCCACCATCTATTACAGGAAGCCGCGCTCAACATGCATCCCATCAGATGATAATGTCCGTCTGCATGAGCAAATGCATGCAGGGCATTGTGCGGGTCTACGCCGAAATTCTCACTGGAAATAAAGATTGTTCCGCTGGTTCCCAGAGACACGTTACACTGTCCGTCCCCTACCGTACCGGTTCCGACAGCTGCAGCCGCATTATCTCCAGCTCCTGCTGCTACCAGACAGGTTTCCGGCAGTCCCAGTTCTTTTGCCACCTCCGGTTTTAATGTGCCCACTTTTTCATAACTTTCAAAAAGTCCCGGCATCTGTTCTCTGCTGACGCCACAGATTTCCAGCATCTGTTCTGACCAGCATTTGTTTTTCACATCCAGCAGAAGC is part of the Blautia faecicola genome and encodes:
- the xylB gene encoding xylulokinase produces the protein MKYYIGVDLGTSAVKLLLMDQEGQVVNIVSREYPLSFPHPGWSEQNPEDWWEQSKEGIKELISKIDATEVAGISFGGQMHGLVILDENDQVIRPAILWNDGRTTKETDYLNQVIGKEKLSEYTANIAFAGFTAPKILWVKENEPENFAKICKIMLPKDYLAYCLTGVHCCDYSDASGMLLLDVKNKCWSEQMLEICGVSREQMPGLFESYEKVGTLKPEVAKELGLPETCLVAAGAGDNAAAAVGTGTVGDGQCNVSLGTSGTIFISSENFGVDPHNALHAFAHADGHYHLMGCMLSAASCNRWWMDTIIGTKDYGKEQEAIENLGENHVFFLPYLMGERSPHNDPQARGTFIGMSMDTSRADMTQAVLEGVAFAIRDSFEVAKSLGIHIERTKICGGGAKSPLWRKIIANVLNIKVDRIASEEGPALGGAMLAAVADGTFASVEAAAAKIVKVVETVEPDPEIAKKYETQYRKFVQIYPTVKALFPKLS